In the genome of Brassica napus cultivar Da-Ae chromosome C5 unlocalized genomic scaffold, Da-Ae chrC05_Random_23, whole genome shotgun sequence, one region contains:
- the LOC125594815 gene encoding uncharacterized protein LOC125594815, translating to MSVSTWPDISHLLISAPELVNVLRQMGQQVKWRQKMKAPDSFRNPGLCCDFHRDHGHKTEDCVALRIKVNELLQKGHLLEFLSEKAKNHLNKKVPAKSAGAIPDSPSRQDQVIHVITGGSEISGVSHAAAKKSTRNAKHGMETTKPKRLLLGTDEISFTGKEQEMILAPHHDALVISLTVENCLVKRILVDNGSSSNFIFQTAYQDLGLEESALTRKITPLIVFSGEVKQTGGEVSLPVYAEGINMSTKFLVVNCQSAYNIILGRSWIHDMGAIPSTLHQMVKFPTPWGIRIIKGDQENSRFCYQTTLKGKTKVL from the coding sequence ATGTCGGTATCTACTTGGCCCGACATCTCCCATCTCTTGATATCCGCACCGGAGCTAGTCAACGTCTTGAGgcagatgggccaacaggtcAAGTGGCGTCAGAAAATGAAGGCACCTGACTCGTTCCGGAACCCTGGTCTCTGTTGCGACTTCCATCGGGACCACGGTCACAAAACAGAAGACTGCGTCGCTCTAAGGATCAAGGTTAATGAACTACTCCAAAAGGGGCATCTCCTGGAATTCCTTTCAGAGAAAGCCAAGAACCATCTAAATAAAAAGGTGCCGGCGAAATCTGCTGGAGCTATACCCGACTCGCCATCTCGCCAGGACCAAGTGATCCATGTCATAACGGGAGGCTCAGAGATAAGTGGCGTGAGTCATGCAGCTGCCAAGAAAAGCACCCGCAACGCCAAGCACGGCATGGAGACGACCAAACCAAAGCGCTTGCTCCTAGGTACCGACGAAATAAGCTTCACGGGTAAGGAGCAGGAGATGATCCTGGCTCCCCACCATGATGCCCTGGTTATCTCACTCACCGTAGAAAACTGCTTGGTAAAAAGAATACTAGTGGACAATGGTAGCTCCAGCAACTTCATCTTCCAGACTGCGTACCAGGACCTAGGGCTGGAGGAAAGCGCCCTGACGCGCAAAATAACTCCACTCATTGTATTCAGCGGCGAAGTTAAGCAAACAGGCGGAGAGGTCAGTCTCCCAGTATACGCTGAAGGGATCAACATGTCTACCAAATTCCTGGTCGTCAACTGTCAATCAGCATACAACATAATCCTAGGACGATCCTGGATTCATGACATGGGAGCAATCCCTTCAACCCTTCATCAAATGGTGAAGTTCCCTACGCCCTGGGGCATCAGAATAATCAAGGGAGACCAGGAGAACTCTCGATTCTGCTACCAGACCACCCTAAAGGGAAAAaccaaggtcttatag